The Oncorhynchus tshawytscha isolate Ot180627B unplaced genomic scaffold, Otsh_v2.0 Un_contig_422_pilon_pilon, whole genome shotgun sequence nucleotide sequence TTTTAAAGTCGTTGAAAAAAACAACCCAAAACAACATTTTCAACTTTCACATTCAACTACAACCGAAAGCATATTGGACGTTGGGCATAGCCTTCTTTTCAATGTCTttccaattacattttttttctccaagtTTCCAAATCAATAACTGTCACAAGAATGTCTAGTTCCAATGATATGAACTCAAAACTCACGATCTACTTTGACCTATTCCCCAGTCAAGACTGGATGAATTGGACAAAGTCCCAGAATTTCTGCAAAGGGTAAGTTCTTTATTCAGAGAGCTCCGAAAATCATACAAGCACACAGCCTTTTATACCTCACATTTGGTCATATAAATACCCCTACTCTTCTCAAACACTATCAATGCTGGTTACAAGTCTTCTCCAACACATACATTGCTTATCATATCCTGAAACATGTTACATAATATACTGCAAGCCTAACggtttctcccctccctgggtaggGAGACCTCCTTTCTGTTATCAGTTTTACAGTGGTCACAAGTTGTCTGTCACAAGCTGTCTGTTAACAGTTCCTCTTTTCCTTGAATGTCTCACTTGAATTGCTAAATAGTAAAGTCTTaactttaacgcacacacattagAGAATTACAGTCGATTAATTCTAATTCTTTACACAGTTATACGTTTCAAGGTGGAATCCTTTAGTCATTACCTTAAACATAAATTCCATTTTCAATAACCAATATGCAGAAACGGTTTGTGATATATTGAAAGCCTAAACATAACATTTGCTATATACACAAACATCTGCCACAATAATCATTTTACTTGaatttttcttcaacaagcaccTGAAATAAACTGCACAAGCACCAGAAACGCTGTTGTTTTGACAAGTAGCAATAAATCAATGATATCGATTAGGGGGGAAATCAGGTTGTACGTGCTGTTGAAATGAACACAACtaaaaaaacaaatggaaataGGAGATATATTTCacctcactggttagaggacaacctgcagaagacagtcagctacattttggagtgatgcatttaaatTTAGGAGTCACTAAACAAAGGAACACAACACTTATTTGTCATCACTCATCaatatcatgttgaaatcaattgcgctaaaggagggagatgaggttgcaCGTGTTAAAACTAACGCAGCAAAAACCACACGGAATCTGGGAATAATGTGTACAtccctggttagaggacaacttGTAGAAAACAGCTGGCTacattttgattcaagtgggtggccaacgtggtaagtgtaacacaactcttttttttgtcactttttgttaaatctcataaatagtactctttcaattcagagcctAGATTTTTCCCCTGAGGATAATATCCATTTAATGTTGAAATTAATAGAACAGGGGAGAAACATTTagggttctacattgtgacatcattaaaataatCCAAccatgttaaaacattctacattgtgacattatttcattgatatcatgaaacaactccttcatgtattttctgatgtttaatcagagatcttttatcagagtacttcttcccacattgattacagctataaggtttctctcctgtgtgtgtccgctGGTGTATAGTCAGATAGCTAGATGtggtaaaactcttcccacattgatcacagctaaacggtttctctcctgtgtgtattctctggtgtatagtcagaTGGTCAGATCTAGTAAAAcgcttcccacattgatcacagctataagatttctctcctgtgtgtattctcttgtGTAAAGTCAGATGGTCAGAtctagtaaaactcttcccacattgttCACAGCTATAagacttctctcctgtgtgtattctctggtgtaaaGTCAGATGGTCAGAtctagtaaaactcttcccacattgatcacagctatacaatttgtctcctgtgtgtgttctctggtgtaaagTCAGCTGGCCAGAtgaagtaaaactcttcccacattgatcacagctataaggtttctctcctgtgtgtgttctcttgtgtACAATGAGATAGCTAGATGAagaaaaactcttcccacattgagcacagccataTGGTTTGTCTCTTTTGTGTAATCTTTGATGTATTTTAAGTTTTACTGAAGAGTTTAATATTTTACCatagtcagagcagcagtgagatttctctcctgtgtgtactcgCTGGTGTATTTTAAGTTCTGATGAAGATTTGCAACCTTTCCCACAGTTAGAGCAGAAGTGAGATTTCTTCCCTGTGGttctctgctggtgtttcttgaggagttctgatctggagagactttTCTCTGCCtcatgatgttgttgaggctccccagaggatccacgatagtcacatctctctcctgtgtgaacaacaaggTCAGACAGATGTTTAAAGGCCCACAACACCAGAACTCCACTGTTTATTTGAGGTAAAAGGTGATGCCCAGTGCATCCCCATGAAGTTGTACAACAATTGACGTCTGTTAAATTATTTTACAATTGTCTTAAGACAGTCAAAAGCAGATGACCTTTGGTCTCCAAAAAaggcccctttctgtgtttgctaaaAGTGCGGCATGAGGGCGACGCACACACAATTTGATTGCAGAAGCTCCTCcatgctaatgaggaaaccgatgtagtatatctgcctgGAGCAAAAATGGTGAGCAGATTTTCtttttcacaatgtattctgaaGATTACAGTGCAAGATCAGGAGAGCTACTGAAGGAAACTCACATTAAGTGCTCTGTGTCTATTCACTAATTCACCACcgtgggggaaaactcaggggagtTCTCATAGGCTGACAGCAAAAATAGCCTCCATTTACAGGTTGCTTATAAATGCATTTCCCATTACTTTTGGAATATAATTGTAAGGCTCGCTtgaatcaaaaatcaaatcaaatttatttgtcacatacacatggttagcagatattaatgcgagtgtagcgaaatgcttgtgcttctagtgtCGTGGCTAATCATTTCAAAATATGACACTTGCAAGAACctggtccgcggaacacacacactttttcagagcaCTCGCTCTGATTTATACACATACAACATATGAGTCCATCCCACATGCAAATGAAGTTACATCCCAATctgtgcatcctgcttgttcagcccaataaCGACCATATCTGCTTTCCGTCAGATTATAATGATGACAAGACCCTTGCTTTTTCCCTGCACTCAGCTTAATTCCTTCTTCTGTTTGTGTGTTATCTAGGGTCAGCAGACTATGTGTCTCCTCTGTTTTTAGCGTGTTCAGCTATactaaaaatactatacattcctctatgttatctgtttgtgtgttatcTAGGGTCAGCAGACTATGTGTCTCCATCTTTAGTGTGTCCAGTTGCCCTAGGCGCCTATGTGTCACCTTCCCTTCGTGTGGTCTGTTTTTAGCGTGCTCAGCTGTTCCATACTCTCATggcctcctctggtctcctctccaatacaatagacaatgcattttaccagaatggcaaatgcactctataagtgtgtctctctcttgtgttacaGTATTATGTTCCTCCATATATGTACATCATTCTCCCAtactagttccgacaatgcagtaataaccaacaagtaatctaactaacaattccaaaactactaccttatacacacaagtgtaaggggataaagaatatgtacataaagatatatgcatgagtgatggtatagagcggcataggcaagatacagtagatggtatcgagtacagtataaacatatgagatgagtatgtaaataaagtggcatagttaaagtggctagtgatacatgtattacataaagatgcagtagatgatgtagagtacagtatatacgtatacatatgagatgaataatgtagggtatgtaaacattatattaggtagcattgtttaaagtggctagtgatatattttacataatctcccatcaattcccattattaaagtggctggagttgagtcagtgtgttggcagcagccactcaaggttagtggtggctgtttaacagtctgatggccttgagatagaagctgtttttcagtctctcggtcccagctttgatgcacctgtactgacctcaccttctggatgatagcggggtgaacaggcagtggctcgggtggttgttgtccttgatgatctttatggccttcctgtgacatcgggtggtgtaggtgtcctggagggcaggtagtttgcccccggtgatgcgttgtgcagacctcactaccctctggagagccttacggttgtgggcggagctgttgccgtaccaggcggggatacagccaggatgctctcgattcaaggaccatatcacctccaccctacctgacacccttgacccactccaatttgcttaccgcccaaataggtccacagacgatgcaatctcaaccacactgcacactgccctaacccatctggacaagaggaatacctatgtgagaatgctgttcatcgactacagctcggcattcaacaccatagtaccctccaagctcgtcatcaagctcgagaccctgggtctcgaccccgccctgtgcaactgggtactggacttcctgacgggccgcccccaggtggtgagggtaggcaacaacatctcctccccgctgatcctcaacactggggccccacaagggtgcgttctgagccctctcctgtatgtactccctgttcacccacgactgcgtggccacgcacgcctccaactcaatcatcaagtttgcggacgacacaacagtggtaggcttgattaccaacaacgacgagacggcctacagggaggaggtgagggccctcggagtgtggtgtcaggaaaataacctcacactcaacgtcaacaaaactaaggagatgattgtggacttcaggaaacagcagagggaacacccccccatccacatcgatggaacagtagtggagagggtagcaaattggagtgggtctagggtgtcaggtagggtggaggtgatatggtccttgactagtctctcaaagcacttcatgatgacggaagtgagtgctacggggcggtagtcgtttagctcagttacctgcTCAGTTAATATGTTTGTGTTATCGTCGCAAATAAACTGCTTTATACTTATaaaacacttcaaccagtaaaatgctcTTTAGCTAGCTTTGCCATCAGCCTGGCAATGAGGGTTTGTAAGTGTTTAACAAATTGGCCCATAAtttcacctaacaataacatagacctactgtaggacccataacttcccCGAACCACAATAACTACAGACATACTGGAGCACGTGTGTTTTGTACAATAGCCTATCCACAAATTACGAGCTAAGTATCTCTGTGTCCAAACAGACTAACGAGACCCTAcagtaaatcaagcagacaataacacattataaacatcaatttgttagggatgttggatccaacgtggagcacggcataactgtctttatcagagtaatgaatgaagaagcactttgcttgttgttgcatgttgtgatgtttgtcatttgactgtcattcagaaaatGATTTCCTGGACCAGCTGATGACAGATGAACATGTGACTGTaactaaacagctacagtattaagaatgatttgtaattattgaagaaccacaTTAATGACAGTATTGATTTGGGTGTTGTCAATAAAGTTAAGGTGACTCTCGGTTAGAACCACTGGATTTTGCAAACTCTGAAATGATTTAGGGTCTGTGCCAATGAAAACTGTTTTCCCAGCGTAATATAAGGAGACACTAAATGTTACGTAGTTAGAGTGCATTTCAGAGATCTGAATACAAAAAAAACTGTCCGACAGCAAGATCCAGTATTTAAGTTCCTCACATGACAAGCTtaacgttatgactataactaaTGTTCCCTCTACTTACTCAACATACCATGGGGAAATACAATCATTCCCTATGCCGACGCAAACGGATGCTAAATGAAAAGGCCCAtggcagaccacccagacctGACCCCGCAAGATGAGTCagttttgtcaatttattcattgtctttcgtttgaaacactcctgtcaatgttgagtaaggacgcacACCTAATTAGGCATATAGAAGTAGGACGAGTCTACCTGGCCTGcgcgcaaatgtaggcctataaatgtgcccatttggggatgtctgattgtatttctgattgtcttaacgcaccaccactaatgagttgtggagcttctcaaagcaAATGtatcttcacctcaaacagcaagtaaacaaagtctaaTCAAAATCATTTGCAAATGAGAATAgttcctcaaagtatttgaaaaatatttccagctctcgccctttcgataaccactcggcatgaaagggaaaaatgtaatgctctgatccagtggaaatgtcataaaatacctgattacttcttagcCCCTTTCACAAATAGCCGACAACTGTGTCTGTCCAGAACTCACTGGCACGGGAAACTGagagcccagaatattttatacaatgtttcaagttcattgTAGACAGGCCATGTGATTTATAGTATATTTATTTGCAATgcttttatttgttggctttatgtagactatttgtttttacatagttggcaatggcaataaaaGTTACTTATAATTTTAATTTAGATAGAATGTATATTAATCacagacaatgattttgagatactattataaattaaatgaaactgttccacgaaaatgtgcatatgaaaatcataactggcacgcagattggtagaaatggtCAGATAAATTTGCACTCCAAATGTAGGTTGCCGACAACTTGTGTTGCCTACTACCGGCAATATCAGAATTTACAAAGGCCTCCAGGAGTAGGTGGTTTGGTTAGTCTTTTCTCTTCTGGTTAGACTATATTGATGtaatggcatgaaaataaactggctgaatattatacaatgacttatcaacagctctaacaatttgacctccacaggaaatctacactggtcattctagaatatactatatagcctataaccctggttaaactatcattatgacatcatagatgaattctagaatatactatatagcccATAAccctggttaaactatcattatgacatcatagatgaattctagaatatactatatatcctaGAAACGTGGTTAAACTATtattatgacatcatggatgaattctagaatatactatatagcctcaaTTTTACCATTTTGACCTCATGGATGCCCAGTCTTTGTATTATTAGGGtcctgatggggtacaacagttgaactaagctcttgaggcatgtgttatatttttcaagaatcaatgactataaataaataatttaaaagtaaaaaaatggatgtagcattgcagatttcccctttaacaccaaacatcagtccaacaactgcagagtttgtgcctctgtttttaagacagtacttactagtgttaatcAGGGCCCGGTTTCTCAAAACCATCTTACGGCTAAATGCATTGTTAGAACCATTGGACGCCTGaatatgcttttgggaaaccgggcacagatatccagtttcctcgtcttcttcctcctcctttttgGATGTGAcagtcacctcttcctcctcctctttcactccaaaaaccgcatcctcctctttctcttcctcctcttcttttactgtaacatcctcctcctctttcactctgaacgtaTCTTCCTCTTCTTTAACTGAgacctctttctcttcttctttcaccgtaacagcctcaccctctacttgtttttgtattgtaacttcctcctcctctttcaccagagcttctttctccgtccagcagacttCCTCTTCTTTATCAGGAGGAGAGCagcttagtgaactcatggtcagagatgttagctagctaggctaatgctaacttaaccagcccgCTAGCTGACTAATAACAACACcgtaaatatgaaattaaatcgGATAACTAACTAGACGACAGTAGTGAGTTTAAAATACAGTGGCTAATAAACACGAAAGCGCCTAAAGCGGTTTATTGGTTCGTCTATTTTGTCTATCAAGCTGCCGAGGTGGCTGACgaactgttgctgctgttgaaagaagcgttccgtccactagattatacgtcacaccaACAGCATCGCCTTAAATTCCCAgaccgccatctgctgactggagtgggtaacgcagttgagTAAAATGTAGATTTTATCTTCAGATAACAAGTTAAAGTGTAGGAAGCATGAGTTTTTACTCACCAGTGTAACAATACAGTGTGGTTAAAGACTTAGTAAGCTAGTTGTAGTCACTTTATGGTTACCTATAAGAACAAACAGTTATGTTTTTGCgttattacatatttattaaCTTATTTCGGAAAATCTTctaaactacccacaatgcactatttcCCAACGTCATATGGATGATCAACTCTGTGCTACCGAGTTTGTATGCCAGTGTAACGaccgaggtaaagacagtttTAAGTTGGATATTCGACAGATATTCGCGCTTTCAAACCTAAAtagctttcaaaccacttgagccacagactccaaataagtgtcatgatgttggaaaTATTGTGCACAACATTGCACAGTTCTTATTTTCACGATTTGGACATTAATTCTCTTTCCAAagctaataaacatgtggaaatgtgagCAATATTTTGTATTCCTTGTTGAATTAGTTAGGGAGCGTAAACAAAGTCCAAACTCTTTTTACACTCAAATTTCAATAGGTCCTTGGTCATGTGATCTACTGACTTCAAACacggttcagaatgtccactgactacacttctatattgcacacaatttagtttgtccattttcatctcacatggttttacatttaaaaaaatgtaaattaaaaatTCAGTCTGGTTTGTGTAGTGTAAAATCACAAGGTGTAACGTACATTTTTCATAGTTTCAAATttgcaatagctccttggtcatgtcaaTTACACACCTAAGAAGCGTGCAGTGGATATACACCCATATTGCATAATCTCTAGTCATGTCTCTTCTATATTGTTGCACATTCATATTAGTTTGACAGTTAGATGGTTCAGTCCAGTGTTGTGTTTACccttttatttaatatttatcTACAATAATTGGTAGTTCTAAGTATTATTTTccctggtggagagagacagataatatcTCCTTTTATATTTAATATCAACCATAAAGGAAAAGG carries:
- the LOC121842599 gene encoding zinc finger protein 664-like produces the protein MSSLSCSPPDKEEEVCWTEKEALVKEEEEVTIQKQVEGEAVTVKEEEKEVSVKEEEDTFRVKEEEDVTVKEEEEEKEEDAVFGVKEEEEEVTVTSKKEEEEDEETGYLCPVSQKHIQASNGSNNAFSRKMVLRNRALINTRERCDYRGSSGEPQQHHEAEKSLSRSELLKKHQQRTTGKKSHFCSNCGKGCKSSSELKIHQRVHTGEKSHCCSDYGKILNSSVKLKIHQRLHKRDKPYGCAQCGKSFSSSSYLIVHKRTHTGEKPYSCDQCGKSFTSSGQLTLHQRTHTGDKLYSCDQCGKSFTRSDHLTLHQRIHTGEKSYSCEQCGKSFTRSDHLTLHKRIHTGEKSYSCDQCGKRFTRSDHLTIHQRIHTGEKPFSCDQCGKSFTTSSYLTIHQRTHTGEKPYSCNQCGKKYSDKRSLIKHQKIHEGVVS